From a single Rosa rugosa chromosome 7, drRosRugo1.1, whole genome shotgun sequence genomic region:
- the LOC133722868 gene encoding LOW QUALITY PROTEIN: wall-associated receptor kinase-like 1 (The sequence of the model RefSeq protein was modified relative to this genomic sequence to represent the inferred CDS: deleted 2 bases in 1 codon; substituted 1 base at 1 genomic stop codon): MNKIINIDECKDSHPCQGDDLNTTNTWNISNAKLLPKSRPRSQLKPILSGLGAGIGLLSLLSGAWWVYKFVKKWKKIKRKEMFYKRNGGLLLEQQLSSGDINVERIKLFKCKELQRSTNNFNADRIIGQGGQDTVYKGMLMDGRIVAVKKSKIVDKAKLSEFINEVVVLSQINHRNIVQLSGCCLETEVPLLVYEFILNGNLSQKIREQTEEFPLTWEIRLRIATEIAGAVSYLHASXAASFPIYHRDIKSTNILIDDKYRAKIADFGTSRLVAIDQTHLTTNVQGTFGYLDPEYYQSSQFTEKSDVYSFGVVLVELLTGKKPVTRLAEDETYFIVSLQEDSLFDILDARVVNEGSKDGILAVAELAKRCLNLNGRNRPTMREITAELEAIQLSEKPADPHQQSCERVEFGQNYGIEQWDDVVSSSTMSTREGSPTPSSVELPLVSMKTC; this comes from the exons ATGAACAAAATTATAA ATATTGATGAATGCAAGGATAGTCATCCGTGCCAGGGTGATGATCTTAATACAACTAATACATGGAACATTAGTAATGCCAAAT TGCTACCAAAAAGTAGGCCTCGCTCTCAGCTCAAGCCTATTCTCTCAG GTCTCGGTGCTGGTATTGGACTGTTGTCATTGCTTAGTGGTGCATGGTGGGTATACAAGTTTGtaaagaaatggaagaagatTAAACGTAAGGAGATGTTTTACAAACGAAACGGTGGTCTATTGCTAGAACAACAATTATCGTCAGGTGATATTAACGTTGAGAGAATCAAATTGTTCAAATGCAAGGAGCTACAGAGGTCTACAAACAATTTCAATGCTGATAGAATTATTGGCCAAGGGGGGCAAGATACTGTTTATAAAGGCATGTTGATGGATGGAAGAATTGTGGCTGTTAAAAAGTCAAAAATTGTAGACAAGGCAAAACTTtcagaattcatcaatgaggtTGTCGTTCTTTCTCAAATCAACCACAGGAACATCGTTCAACTATCGGGTTGTTGTCTAGAGACGGAAGTTCCTCTTTTGGTATATGAATTTATACTTAACGGAAACTTATCTCAGAAAATCCGTGAGCAGACAGAAGAATTTCCACTTACATGGGAGATTCGTTTACGAATTGCTACAGAAATTGCAGGAGCTGTTTCCTACTTACATGCTTCA TAAGCAGCTTCGTTTCCCATTTATCACAGAGACATCAAGTCCACAAACATACTCATAGATGACAAATACAGAGCAAAAATTGCTGATTTTGGAACTTCAAGATTAGTTGCCATTGACCAAACTCACCTGACCACAAATGTACAGGGAACATTTGGTTATTTGGATCCTGAATACTACCAATCAAGCCAATTCACTGAGAAAAGTGACGTCTACAGCTTTGGAGTGGTGCTTGTTGAGCTATTGACCGGAAAAAAACCAGTAACAAGGTTAGCCGAAGACGAAACATATTTTATTGTTTCGTTGCAGGAAGATTCTCTATTTGACATTCTCGATGCTCGAGTTGTGAATGAAGGCTCCAAAGATGGTATTTTGGCAGTCGCTGAGCTTGCAAAACGATGCTTAAATTTGAATGGAAGAAATCGTCCTACTATGAGGGAGATCACAGCAGAGTTGGAGGCCATTCAATTATCAGAGAAACCTGCCGACCCGCATCAACAAAGTTGTGAAAGGGTTGAATTTGGCCAAAATTATGGAATTGAGCAGTGGGATGATGTTGTTTCTAGTTCAACAATGTCAACTAGGGAAGGTTCTCCGACTCCATCATCAGTTGAACTTCCACTAGTTTCTATGAAGACATgttaa
- the LOC133719720 gene encoding CASP-like protein 5A1, whose amino-acid sequence MSVSRPSVHPVEAPPLIDVAALRVRMKDVQGMPGTAGGLALRLCQLVFAGVSLAVMASTNDFPSVTAFCYLVAAVSLQCVWSLSLAIVDLYAISVRRSLRNCNVICFFTIGDGITSTLTFAAACASAGITVLIANDLNRCAVNHCKRFESATAMAFISWFVVSPSFLLNFWSLASR is encoded by the exons ATGAGCGTGAGCCGTCCGTCGGTCCACCCGGTGGAGGCTCCACCGCTGATTGACGTGGCGGCCCTCAGAGTCAGGATGAAGGACGTTCAGGGCATGCCCGGCACCGCCGGAGGCCTCGCTCTCCGTCTTTGCCAGCTCGTCTTCGCCGGAGTCTCGCTCGCCGTCATGGCCTCCACCAATGATTTTCCGTCTGTCACTGCGTTTTG CTACCTTGTTGCTGCTGTGAGCTTGCAATGTGTGTGGAGCTTGTCACTGGCGATTGTTGATTTGTATGCGATTTCGGTGCGGCGGAGTCTGCGAAACTGCAACGTTATTTGTTTCTTCACCATTGGAGATGGG ATCACTTCCACTCTTACATTTGCTGCCGCATGCGCTTCTGCTGGAATTACTGTCCTCATTGCCAATGATCTTAACAGATGTGCTGTGAACCATTGCAAAAGGTTTGAATCTGCCACAGCTATGGCTTTTATCAGTTGGTTTGTTGTGTCACCATCCTTTCTTTTAAACTTTTGGTCGCTGGCTTCCCGGTGA
- the LOC133722605 gene encoding uncharacterized protein LOC133722605 translates to MERGRDALCVPPLRSMVDPLVARCLYSGKGYMIPLNQCMSYSELYEDIFRTFQFLPSDIIELQYSVPGCEVCFLRNDRDFQMLFCSARIHRLECVDISVLKIGGGCRRTCSVDSGSEVIDEDDYLGDAFRTEVHKTYLSDEWSSYIHHVGDKFHGAAELREKLRKYAIAVGFEFVLLRNDLDRIHAVCANVGTEGCDWHLRAFSSSANGCLYITELNNIHTCKGVVRTQKHKLLGSKVVKTCIAADVSYNLSLTPREIMSKFKSTYGFDISYKVALKAKHRAKEAIYGSDADTFSKLSWYKEAVLQSNPGSSFVLEVEPSTNRFQRLFVAYGGCVEGFQFCLPVLYVDGTFGKSIYKGQILSATGRNGNQGFYPLAICFCDSETDANWTFFFKHLKSLLEPQGRVITFISDRGVGLLSAFDKVFAGNPHLFCYKHLVANLAGKYRGKGNSKLIEDVKQKFFKVAYSSTEKEYRFNLRLLRAVGGADIIDPFLAELPVENWCRAFYTSCRYGIMANGIAESFNSWIAIERLMPVYCMLDQTRIKQMEMAGKRREEAERWTTELTPKMEERLKEQMEKSRRFSVHYSSPGVYENLLLNVYYLPFRRGPPGGLG, encoded by the exons ATGGAGCGAGGTCGAGATGCTCTGTGTGTTCCTCCACTgcg GTCTATGGTTGATCCTCTGGTTGCTAGGTGCCTTTACTCTGGCAAAGGTTATATGATTCCTTTGAATCAATGCATGAGCTACTCTGAGTTGTATGAAGACATTTTCCGTACATTCCAGTTTTTGCCAAGTGATATTATTGAGCTTCAGTATTCAGTTCCAGGTTGTGAAGTTTGTTTTCTTCGTAACGATCGTGATTTCCAGATGCTGTTTTGCTCTGCTAGAATACATAGGTTAGAGTGTGTCGATATTTCAGTTTTAAAGATTGGGGGAGGTTGTAGGAGAACTTGTTCTGTGGATAGTGGGTCGGAAGTGATTGATGAAGATGATTATTTGGGTGATGCATTCAGGACTGAAGTTCACAAGACGTATTTGTCTGATGAGTGGAGTTCTTATATTCATCATGTCGGGGATAAGTTTCATGGTGCCGCTGAGCTCCGTGAGAAGCTCAGGAAGTATGCAATTGCAGTTGGTTTCGAGTTTGTTTTGCTGAGAAATGATTTGGACCGTATTCATGCAGTCTGTGCAAATGTTGGAACCGAAGGATGTGATTGGCATCTTCGTGCTTTTTCATCATCTGCCAATGGTTGCCTTTACATAACAGAGTTGAATAATATTCACACTTGCAAGGGTGTAGTTAGGACTCAAAAGCACAAGCTTttgggatccaaggttgtcaagaCTTGCATTGCTGCTGATGTTAGCTATAATCTTTCATTGACGCCAAGGGAAATTATGAGCAAGTTCAAATCAACTTATGGGTTTGATATTTCCTACAAGGTTGCCTTGAAAGCAAAGCATCGGGCTAAGGAAGCGATTTATGGTTCCGATGCAGACACGTTTAGCAAGTTATCTTGGTATAAGGAAGCTGTTTTGCAGAGTAATCCCGGCTcttcttttgtgttggaagttgAACCATCGACAAATCGTTTTCAGAGGCTTTTCGTAGCTTATGGAGGTTGTGTAGAAGGGTTTCAATTCTGTTTGCCTGTGTTGTATGTTGATGGAACGTTTGGTAAGAGCATTTACAAGGGGCAGATTCTGTCTGCAACTGGAAGGAATGGGAATCAAG GTTTCTACCCTCTAGCCATATGTTTTTGTGATTCTGAGACAGATGCAAACTGGACATTCTTTTTCAAGCATTTGAAGAGTCTGCTTGAACCTCAAGGAAGAGTTATCACATTTATTAGTGATCGGGGTGTTGGATTGTTGAGTGCTTTCGATAAGGTATTTGCTGGTAATCCTCATCTGTTTTGTTACAAGCACTTGGTGGCGAACCTTGCCGGTAAATATAGGGGTAAAGGTAATTCAAAATTGATTGAAGATGTTAAGCAGAAGTTTTTTAAGGTTGCATATTCCTCTACTGAGAAGGAATACCGTTTCAATTTGCGGTTGCTTAGAGCAGTTGGTGGTGCCGATATTATTGACCCTTTTCTTGCTGAATTGCCTGTGGAAAATTGGTGCCGTGCATTTTATACTAGTTGCCGATATGGAATTATGGCTAATGGGATTGCTGAATCATTTAACTCTTGGATTGCAATTGAGCGTTTGATGCCAGTCTATTGTATGCTGGACCAGACAAGAATTAAACAAATGGAGATGGCCGGTAAGAGGAGGGAAGAGGCAGAACGTTGGACCACAGAACTAACTCCCAAAATGGAGGAAAGATTGAAGGAGCAAATGGAGAAATCTCGTCGTTTTAGTGTCCATTATTCTAGCCCTGGAGTTTATGAG AATCTGCTTCTGAATGTATATTACCTCCCCTTTCGAAGAGGCCCCccgggaggcctagggtga
- the LOC133722869 gene encoding uncharacterized protein LOC133722869, with translation MSVYWGPYYAIKYEQTKEQDEDTRPFECGVETMIYEPLWSVFRFKKVLVPIHHTTSMHYTLLVIDNETRRFTHMNSLRPPINEFTNEEKYQLNAARVVKHIQKFIHVVNLTKMRIRGESQDPNITREKCKGEDDKENLIIVEEAMTEEEKQTRNWILQNNVVETDYELFEDFDCPQQNTSSGDCGPFMLHYMESIVNGIEPTKEGGDNMRKRLLERFMHLLLGRK, from the exons ATGtcggtctattgggggcca TACTATGCTATAAAGTATGAACAGACCAAAGAACAAGATGAGGACACTAGACCTTTTGAGTGTGGTGTCGAGACAATGATTTATGAACCCCTGTGGTCAGTCTTCCGTTTCAAAAAGGTGCTAGTACCAATTCACCACACAACAAGCATGCACTACACATTGCTGGTAATTGACAATGAAACAAGGAGGTTCACACATATGAATTCATTGAGGCCACCAATCAATGAATTCACCAATGAGGAGAAGTACCAACTGAATGCAGCAAGAGTG GTAAAGCACATACAGAAATTCATACATGTTGTGAACTTGACTAAGATGAGAATACGGGGCGAAAGCCAAGATCCAAATATCACTCGAGAAAAATGCAAAGGCGAAGATGATAAGGAAAACCTGATTATTGTTGAAGAAGCAATGACCGAGGAGGAAAAACAAACCAGAAACTGGATCTTACAGAATAACGTTGTGGAGACAGACTATGAACTCTTTGAAGACTTTGACTGCCCGCAACAGAACACATCATC TGGTGATTGCGGGCCCTTTATGCTCCATTACATGGAGAGCATAGTAAATGGCATAGAACCAACCAAGGAAGGCGGGGACAACATGAGGAAGAGATTGCTTGAGAGGTTCATGCACCTACTATTGGGCAGAAAGTGA